A region from the Candidatus Hydrogenedentota bacterium genome encodes:
- a CDS encoding GntR family transcriptional regulator has product MCTLGAHAIYLKIDHNAGIPISAQMLEQIKYQVISGTLEPGTKIPSVRALAAELKLNPTTVARVYQQLEMEGVFQTQRGRGTFIAARRTAYTSEEQRRRLAPLIRSLVVEAGRLGMGYEELVAMVEAEVAAIAPD; this is encoded by the coding sequence TTGTGTACACTTGGAGCACATGCCATTTACCTCAAGATCGACCATAACGCGGGCATCCCCATTTCGGCCCAGATGCTGGAGCAGATCAAGTACCAGGTGATCAGCGGCACGCTGGAACCCGGCACGAAGATCCCCTCCGTGCGCGCCCTGGCGGCGGAGCTCAAGCTCAACCCCACCACGGTCGCGCGGGTGTACCAGCAACTGGAGATGGAGGGCGTGTTCCAGACCCAACGGGGCCGGGGCACCTTCATCGCCGCACGCCGCACGGCCTATACCAGCGAGGAGCAGCGGCGGCGTCTGGCCCCCCTCATCCGAAGCCTCGTGGTGGAGGCAGGCCGACTCGGGATGGGCTATGAGGAGCTGGTGGCCATGGTCGAGGCGGAAGTGGCGGCCATAGCGCCAGATTAG
- a CDS encoding DUF4411 family protein, with protein sequence MTVYVFDSSPLIHLFRHYYRRRFPSLWQQFDDYVANGQITSTREALKELIGRDDELSNWCKLNGELFAMPTSAELQVVAEIFKVQHFQAMIRSKERLQGKAVADPFVIARAKCVENGCVVTLERHTPNAAKIPNVCEHFEVECTDLEGFMERENWRF encoded by the coding sequence GTGACCGTCTATGTCTTCGACAGCAGCCCACTGATTCATCTTTTCCGCCACTACTATCGGAGACGCTTCCCTTCACTCTGGCAGCAGTTTGACGACTACGTGGCGAACGGCCAGATAACGTCCACGCGAGAAGCCCTCAAGGAACTGATAGGGCGCGACGATGAACTGTCGAATTGGTGCAAACTCAACGGAGAATTATTTGCAATGCCAACGTCCGCAGAACTCCAAGTCGTTGCGGAGATATTCAAGGTCCAGCACTTTCAAGCGATGATCCGAAGCAAGGAGCGCCTTCAAGGGAAGGCCGTGGCCGACCCGTTTGTAATTGCGCGTGCAAAATGCGTCGAGAATGGCTGTGTGGTGACGTTGGAAAGGCATACGCCCAATGCAGCTAAGATCCCCAACGTCTGTGAACACTTTGAGGTTGAATGTACCGATCTCGAAGGGTTCATGGAACGCGAAAACTGGCGCTTTTGA
- a CDS encoding site-specific DNA-methyltransferase encodes MPRLTEQEQQEVIRFIEADKPLPEKYRFLLFDDKREVELVWNGKTNEVCNIVLPFQVIEHVDEPRAEKPEDTAPQMDLFDARGRQITGWTNKLIWGDNKLILASLKNGPLRQHIEDHGGLKLIYIDPPFDVGADFSMDIEIGGDTFTKKPSILEEIAYRDTWGKGADSFIAMIYERLVLMKDLMADDGSIYVHCETRVNSLIRLAMDEVFGRGNFRSEVTWLRTSSHNDATGRYGRVKDTVYFYSRSERAALNTLYTPYTDEYITAEWRLLPSGRYYKAENMLDPQGKMAEYDFHGTKARWRSTPENMEKLWNAPQTEVPESHGRVKLGKDGNPIKRCRIMFLDEMPGVPLSDLWTDIKYLAGGSKESHRYPTQKPEALLERIIKASSNEGDLVADFFCGSGTTAAVAEKLGRRWIASDLGKFGIHTTRKRMIGVQRALKAEGKGYRAFEILNLGRYERQHYIGVNPNLREAEQRRQLEEKEAAFLELILKAYRAQKAEGGGPFHGKKAGRMVVVGPVNLPVARNFVEEVIVECRKRHVTKVDILGFEFEMGLFPNVLDEARNKGIDIAPKYIPAEVFDKRAVEKNQVVFHDVSFIEVKPIVKKKAVAVQLTDFSVFYSQGSTDEAATALKPKGSKVVVEKGQIVKVNKDKDGIITREQLTQSWTDWIDYWAVDFNYESKREIVRVANEDTGEWEERWTGDYIFENEWQSFRTKKDRSLELTSVAHECQPGRRKIAVKVVDIFGNDTMTIVEVRV; translated from the coding sequence ATGCCCAGGCTGACGGAACAGGAGCAACAGGAAGTCATCCGCTTTATTGAGGCGGACAAGCCCCTGCCGGAGAAGTACCGCTTCCTGCTCTTCGACGACAAGCGCGAGGTGGAGCTGGTGTGGAACGGCAAGACCAACGAGGTCTGCAACATCGTTCTCCCCTTCCAGGTCATCGAGCACGTGGACGAGCCCCGGGCGGAGAAACCGGAAGACACGGCCCCCCAGATGGACCTCTTCGACGCGCGGGGCCGCCAGATTACCGGCTGGACCAACAAGCTCATCTGGGGCGACAACAAGCTCATCCTCGCCAGCCTGAAAAACGGCCCCCTGCGCCAGCACATCGAAGACCATGGCGGCCTCAAGCTCATCTACATCGACCCGCCCTTCGACGTGGGGGCCGATTTCTCCATGGACATCGAGATCGGCGGCGACACCTTCACCAAGAAGCCCAGCATCCTCGAAGAAATCGCCTACCGCGACACGTGGGGCAAAGGCGCTGATTCGTTTATCGCGATGATTTACGAGCGGCTGGTGCTGATGAAGGATTTGATGGCGGACGATGGAAGTATCTACGTGCATTGTGAAACACGTGTAAATTCCCTAATTCGGCTTGCGATGGATGAAGTTTTTGGGCGAGGGAATTTCCGGAGTGAAGTTACTTGGTTGAGGACATCTTCGCATAATGATGCCACGGGCAGATACGGTAGGGTTAAGGACACGGTATACTTCTACTCTAGAAGCGAGCGAGCAGCTCTTAATACACTATATACTCCTTACACTGATGAGTATATTACGGCGGAATGGAGGCTTCTCCCGTCGGGCAGATATTACAAGGCCGAGAACATGCTTGATCCTCAGGGCAAGATGGCTGAGTATGATTTTCACGGCACAAAAGCCAGGTGGCGTTCTACACCGGAAAACATGGAAAAACTTTGGAATGCCCCACAAACAGAGGTGCCAGAAAGCCATGGCAGAGTAAAACTTGGAAAAGACGGCAATCCAATAAAGCGCTGTCGAATAATGTTTCTCGATGAAATGCCCGGTGTTCCCCTTAGTGATCTTTGGACCGATATAAAGTATTTGGCTGGTGGTTCGAAAGAATCTCATCGCTACCCCACTCAAAAACCCGAAGCTCTCCTCGAACGCATCATCAAAGCCTCATCCAACGAAGGCGATCTCGTCGCCGATTTCTTCTGCGGTTCCGGGACGACTGCGGCGGTGGCGGAGAAGCTGGGGCGTCGGTGGATAGCGAGTGATCTGGGAAAATTCGGCATCCACACAACGCGGAAGCGGATGATCGGCGTGCAGCGGGCCTTGAAGGCGGAGGGCAAGGGCTACCGCGCCTTCGAGATCTTGAACCTCGGCCGCTACGAGCGCCAGCACTACATCGGCGTGAACCCGAACCTGCGCGAGGCGGAGCAGCGGCGGCAACTGGAGGAGAAGGAGGCGGCTTTCCTGGAACTGATCCTGAAGGCCTACCGCGCACAGAAGGCGGAGGGCGGCGGCCCCTTCCACGGGAAGAAGGCCGGGCGCATGGTGGTGGTGGGGCCGGTGAATTTGCCGGTGGCGCGCAATTTCGTGGAGGAGGTCATCGTCGAGTGTCGGAAGCGCCACGTCACCAAGGTCGATATCCTCGGCTTTGAATTCGAGATGGGGCTCTTCCCCAACGTGCTGGACGAGGCGCGGAACAAGGGCATCGATATCGCGCCGAAGTACATCCCCGCGGAGGTCTTCGACAAGCGGGCGGTGGAGAAGAACCAGGTGGTGTTTCACGATGTGTCCTTCATCGAGGTGAAGCCCATCGTGAAGAAGAAGGCGGTGGCGGTGCAGCTCACCGATTTCTCCGTGTTCTACTCCCAGGGCTCCACGGACGAAGCGGCGACGGCCCTGAAGCCCAAGGGCAGCAAGGTGGTGGTGGAAAAGGGCCAGATCGTGAAGGTCAACAAGGACAAGGACGGCATCATCACGCGGGAGCAACTGACCCAGAGCTGGACCGACTGGATCGACTACTGGGCGGTGGACTTCAACTACGAGAGCAAGCGCGAGATCGTCCGCGTGGCCAACGAAGACACGGGCGAGTGGGAAGAGCGCTGGACGGGCGACTACATCTTCGAGAACGAGTGGCAGAGCTTCCGCACGAAGAAAGACCGCAGCCTGGAACTGACCAGCGTGGCCCACGAATGCCAGCCCGGCCGAAGGAAGATCGCGGTGAAGGTGGTGGATATCTTCGGGAATGACACGATGACGATAGTGGAGGTGCGGGTATGA
- a CDS encoding ImmA/IrrE family metallo-endopeptidase, with protein MTEPIPLNPDVLRWARECQHMSLEDVAARMKKDVALVESWERGEAYPTYVQLEKLAYDIYKRPLALFFFPEPPAEETIEQTFRTLPEFELDRIPARVRFLLRKARVLQLNLGELYDENNPANRKIIRDLRFSPSINAVEMASRVRDYLGVSLDRQLAWRSTDDAMKYWRDILEEVGVFVFKDTFNSTGKKKGPAEDCPISGFCLYDPEFPIIYVNNNKPKTRQIFTLFHELAHLLMHTGGVDTRHDDYIQHLSGDNKRIEVLCNRFAAEFLVPADDFRARSRGLVVDDNTLETLAGLYCVSRETILRRFLDQGRIDAAYYDSKVQQWAKELKKRGTSGGLHFPTRGTYLGVRYVEAVFRNYHQGRISVDQAADYLGDSTKNVPGMENWLFKRGATT; from the coding sequence ATGACCGAACCTATCCCCCTTAATCCCGATGTGTTGCGATGGGCACGCGAGTGTCAGCATATGTCCCTGGAAGATGTGGCGGCGCGGATGAAGAAGGATGTCGCGCTAGTCGAGTCATGGGAACGCGGAGAGGCGTATCCGACCTATGTTCAGTTGGAGAAGCTGGCGTATGATATTTATAAGCGTCCACTTGCGCTTTTCTTTTTTCCAGAGCCCCCGGCGGAGGAGACGATTGAGCAAACCTTCCGCACGTTGCCAGAATTCGAATTGGACCGCATTCCCGCGCGAGTTCGATTCCTTCTCCGCAAGGCGCGCGTGCTCCAACTTAATCTTGGCGAGCTGTATGACGAGAACAATCCGGCGAACCGAAAGATAATTCGGGATCTTCGCTTTTCCCCGTCGATCAATGCAGTCGAGATGGCCTCCCGAGTACGCGACTATCTTGGCGTTTCGCTTGACCGGCAATTGGCATGGCGTAGTACCGACGATGCCATGAAATACTGGCGGGACATCTTGGAAGAGGTCGGAGTATTCGTCTTCAAGGACACTTTTAATTCCACCGGCAAGAAGAAGGGTCCAGCGGAAGATTGTCCTATATCCGGCTTCTGTCTTTATGACCCCGAATTTCCTATCATTTATGTAAACAACAACAAGCCAAAGACAAGGCAGATCTTTACCCTCTTCCACGAACTCGCCCACCTGCTGATGCATACGGGCGGAGTGGATACACGGCATGACGACTATATCCAACATCTCTCCGGAGACAATAAGCGAATTGAGGTGCTTTGCAATCGGTTTGCGGCTGAATTCCTGGTTCCGGCAGATGACTTTCGTGCACGTTCACGTGGGTTGGTTGTCGATGACAATACCCTCGAAACCTTGGCGGGACTTTACTGCGTAAGCCGTGAGACTATCTTGCGGCGGTTTCTCGATCAGGGTCGTATTGACGCGGCCTACTACGATTCAAAGGTCCAGCAATGGGCGAAGGAACTCAAGAAGCGCGGAACCAGCGGTGGATTGCACTTTCCTACCAGAGGAACTTATCTCGGTGTGCGGTATGTCGAGGCGGTTTTTAGAAATTACCATCAGGGGCGCATTTCGGTTGACCAAGCTGCCGACTATCTTGGGGACAGTACGAAGAACGTTCCTGGAATGGAGAATTGGCTCTTCAAGCGTGGGGCAACAACGTGA